Proteins encoded together in one Pseudomonas sp. ADAK13 window:
- a CDS encoding MlaA family lipoprotein, with protein sequence MRSLTYPQHLARQAVLLLTVSYLTGCASPANVTSTTRCAQVSYPVYDPAEPVNRGVFAFNRAVDDYALAPVARGYRYLPDFFQQGVHNFASNFSEPKVFINDLLQGNPRRSINTLGRFAVNTTVGIVGLIDVSDPLGIPRHTADFGQTFGVWGIGNGPIVELPLLGTGNSRDAAGKVLNFLVAPLGDSDTVQTLGTISLVGGTVDTRASLLPLTDSLQKLPDYYSALRNVVAEHRAAFVLEGKQGATSPQADSCAQGAGDDF encoded by the coding sequence ATGCGCTCGCTGACGTACCCCCAGCACCTGGCTCGCCAGGCCGTGTTGCTGCTGACCGTGTCTTACCTCACAGGCTGCGCGAGCCCGGCCAACGTGACGAGTACGACACGCTGCGCACAGGTTTCCTACCCGGTGTATGACCCCGCCGAGCCGGTCAACCGGGGCGTGTTCGCCTTCAACCGCGCCGTCGATGACTATGCCCTGGCGCCTGTGGCTCGTGGTTACCGATACCTGCCGGATTTTTTCCAGCAGGGTGTGCATAACTTCGCCAGCAACTTCAGCGAGCCCAAGGTATTTATCAACGACCTGCTGCAAGGCAACCCACGGCGTTCGATCAATACCCTGGGACGCTTTGCGGTGAACACCACCGTGGGGATTGTCGGGCTGATCGATGTTTCGGACCCGCTGGGCATCCCTCGCCACACCGCCGACTTCGGCCAGACCTTTGGCGTGTGGGGGATTGGCAACGGGCCGATTGTCGAGCTGCCGTTGCTGGGCACCGGCAACAGCCGCGATGCGGCAGGCAAAGTCCTGAACTTCCTGGTGGCGCCGCTGGGCGACAGCGACACCGTGCAGACCCTGGGCACCATCAGCCTGGTGGGCGGTACCGTCGATACCCGGGCGTCGTTGCTGCCACTGACCGACAGCCTGCAAAAGTTGCCGGACTACTACAGCGCCCTGCGTAATGTGGTGGCCGAACACCGTGCGGCCTTTGTACTGGAAGGCAAACAGGGAGCGACGTCGCCCCAGGCCGATAGTTGCGCACAGGGAGCCGGCGATGATTTCTGA
- a CDS encoding response regulator, giving the protein MAQPSILVLEDDEIIRALMVDVLEDFGAVVTSFPSADEGMIFLERANDPVDLIVSDIQMPGLLNGYDLSKVVAHRWPSLPVLLTSGNTAMASQLGGTVRFLPKPWSAERLLDCVQSALVQGPPMH; this is encoded by the coding sequence ATGGCTCAGCCATCGATATTGGTGCTGGAAGACGACGAAATCATTCGCGCGTTGATGGTGGATGTACTGGAGGATTTCGGTGCGGTGGTGACCTCGTTTCCCTCCGCAGACGAAGGGATGATTTTTCTTGAACGGGCCAATGATCCGGTGGACCTGATCGTGAGCGATATCCAGATGCCCGGCCTGCTCAATGGGTACGACTTGAGCAAGGTGGTCGCCCATCGCTGGCCGTCGCTGCCGGTGCTGCTGACCTCGGGCAATACCGCAATGGCGTCGCAACTGGGCGGCACGGTGCGCTTCTTGCCCAAACCGTGGAGCGCCGAGCGCTTGCTCGATTGCGTGCAATCGGCGCTGGTACAGGGCCCGCCCATGCATTGA
- a CDS encoding ATP-binding protein: MKPDDFEELLANCADEPIRFPGAIQPHGALLTLSEPGLHIVQVSANVAGLFNHAPESLLGQPLHTLIGTEHAEAVQAMVTHNSFFDAPPLHVTLNGAEFEGLLHRHQGVLVLEFEPRLKDFQPKALNGRTSNLGKMLQRLQAAKTLQALYEISVNEIQAMTGYDRVLIYRFEEEGHGQVIAEASAPSMELFNGLFFPASDIPEQARELYRTNWLRIIPNADYEPVPLVPRLRPDTGQPLDLSFATLRSVSPIHCQYMQNMGVLSSMSISLMAGDKLWGLISCGNRQPLMVPNELRTACQTIGQVLSLQISAMEALDLSRQREEKVEALALLSQAMQASPANVFDGLAQRPQLLMDLTQACGVAIIEDKQLHRYGNCPEPGQIRALHKWLQETGQPVFASHHLASVYPPAAEYQHVASGVLAMNLPKPVDNGVLWFRPEAKENINWSGDPNKPLNLETSDAGLRLRPRTSFEIWKVEMAGISTKWSHGDHFAANDLRRSALENDLARQVLREQQAVRARDELVAVVSHDLRNPMTVISMLCGMMQKAFSSDGPHTSRRISSAIDTMQQAAGRMNVLLEDLLDTSKIEAGRYTVKPVALDVSQMFEEAYSLLAPLAMEKGIDLSFNAEPGLQINADPERLFQVLSNLIGNAIKFTPRQGNIGISAMSTGEEIVFSVRDSGEGIAPEQLPHVFDRYWTQTENNPTGSGLGLYITQGIVQAHGGRIEAESELGRGSEFRFTVPKPA, from the coding sequence ATGAAACCCGATGACTTTGAAGAACTGCTTGCCAACTGTGCGGACGAGCCCATCCGCTTCCCGGGGGCCATCCAGCCCCACGGCGCGCTGCTGACCTTGTCTGAGCCAGGCCTGCATATCGTGCAGGTCAGCGCCAACGTGGCCGGGCTGTTCAATCACGCGCCCGAGTCCCTGCTGGGCCAGCCACTGCACACATTGATCGGCACGGAACATGCCGAAGCCGTCCAGGCCATGGTCACGCACAATAGTTTTTTCGACGCCCCACCCTTGCACGTGACGCTCAACGGCGCCGAGTTCGAAGGGTTGCTTCACCGCCATCAGGGTGTGCTGGTGCTGGAGTTCGAGCCGCGCCTCAAGGATTTTCAGCCCAAGGCGCTCAATGGCCGGACCAGCAACCTGGGCAAGATGCTGCAACGTCTGCAAGCGGCGAAAACCCTGCAGGCCTTGTATGAAATCAGCGTCAACGAAATCCAGGCCATGACCGGCTACGACCGCGTGCTGATTTATCGCTTCGAGGAAGAAGGCCACGGCCAGGTGATCGCCGAAGCGTCCGCGCCGTCGATGGAACTGTTCAACGGCCTGTTCTTCCCCGCCTCCGACATCCCCGAACAAGCCCGGGAGCTGTATCGCACCAACTGGCTGCGGATCATCCCCAACGCCGATTATGAGCCGGTACCACTGGTGCCCAGATTGCGCCCGGACACCGGCCAGCCCCTGGACCTGAGCTTCGCCACCCTGCGCAGCGTGTCGCCGATTCACTGCCAGTACATGCAGAACATGGGCGTGCTGTCGTCCATGAGCATTTCCCTGATGGCCGGCGACAAACTCTGGGGCCTGATCAGTTGCGGCAACCGCCAGCCGCTGATGGTGCCCAATGAGTTGCGCACGGCCTGCCAGACCATCGGCCAGGTGCTGTCGTTGCAGATCAGCGCCATGGAGGCCCTGGACCTGAGCCGCCAGCGCGAAGAAAAGGTCGAGGCCCTGGCCCTCCTCAGCCAGGCCATGCAGGCCTCGCCCGCCAATGTTTTCGACGGCCTGGCGCAACGTCCGCAACTGCTGATGGACCTGACCCAGGCCTGCGGTGTGGCGATCATCGAAGACAAGCAACTGCACCGCTATGGCAACTGCCCGGAACCCGGGCAAATCCGTGCCCTGCACAAGTGGCTGCAAGAGACCGGGCAGCCGGTATTTGCCAGCCATCACCTGGCGTCGGTGTACCCGCCGGCGGCGGAGTACCAGCACGTAGCCAGTGGCGTGCTGGCCATGAACTTGCCCAAGCCGGTGGATAACGGCGTGCTGTGGTTTCGCCCCGAGGCCAAGGAAAACATCAACTGGAGCGGCGATCCCAATAAACCACTGAACCTGGAAACTTCCGACGCAGGCCTGCGCCTGCGCCCACGCACCTCGTTTGAAATCTGGAAGGTCGAAATGGCCGGCATTTCCACTAAATGGAGCCACGGCGACCACTTTGCCGCCAACGACCTGCGTCGCTCGGCCCTGGAAAATGACCTGGCCCGCCAGGTGCTGCGTGAGCAACAAGCGGTGCGCGCCCGGGATGAACTGGTGGCGGTGGTTTCCCACGACCTGCGCAACCCGATGACGGTCATCTCGATGCTCTGCGGCATGATGCAAAAGGCCTTCAGCTCCGACGGCCCGCACACCTCGCGGCGGATTTCCTCGGCCATCGACACCATGCAACAAGCCGCCGGGCGCATGAATGTACTGCTGGAGGATTTGCTCGACACCTCGAAGATTGAGGCCGGGCGCTACACCGTCAAGCCGGTAGCCCTGGACGTGAGCCAGATGTTCGAGGAGGCCTATTCATTGCTGGCGCCCCTGGCGATGGAAAAGGGCATCGATTTGTCGTTCAACGCCGAACCCGGGCTGCAAATCAATGCGGACCCGGAGCGGCTGTTCCAGGTGTTGTCGAACCTGATCGGCAACGCCATCAAGTTCACGCCACGCCAGGGCAATATCGGCATCAGTGCGATGAGTACCGGCGAAGAGATTGTGTTTTCGGTGCGGGATTCCGGCGAAGGAATTGCGCCTGAACAATTGCCCCACGTGTTTGATCGCTACTGGACCCAGACCGAAAACAACCCCACCGGCAGCGGCCTCGGGCTGTACATCACCCAAGGCATCGTGCAGGCCCACGGCGGGCGGATCGAGGCTGAAAGTGAGTTGGGCCGGGGCAGCGAGTTTCGGTTTACGGTGCCCAAGCCGGCTTGA
- a CDS encoding helix-turn-helix domain-containing protein codes for MKKHIGSDFDEFLNEQGLIEEVSAAALKRVIAWQLAEAMKAQHISKKALAERMHTSRTAVDRALDQNDAGMTLATLASAARALGQRVEVRLVPNPDAAPAII; via the coding sequence ATGAAAAAACATATCGGTTCCGACTTTGATGAATTCCTTAACGAACAAGGACTCATTGAGGAGGTTTCCGCCGCAGCGCTGAAGCGAGTGATCGCCTGGCAACTGGCAGAGGCCATGAAAGCCCAGCACATCAGCAAAAAGGCACTGGCTGAGCGTATGCACACCAGTCGTACGGCAGTGGACAGAGCCCTGGATCAGAACGATGCAGGCATGACACTTGCCACCCTGGCAAGCGCAGCACGAGCGTTGGGGCAACGGGTTGAAGTGCGTCTTGTGCCGAATCCGGACGCAGCGCCGGCAATAATTTGA
- a CDS encoding biliverdin-producing heme oxygenase — translation MHSQAHDVGAPPVLEALRSGTALLHVALEKRLPFFSPQLDHDGYRRLLQAYYGFYDPLEATLNDSGLIPVGFDQALRLKTPTLLTDLHALGLDDPAITALPRCTSLPPLDTPAACLGALYVLEGATLGGQILRREMAQRLGLDADNGGAFLNVYGAETGRRWKDFLDYLSHVPLDAHAKLRAVNAARSTFSCFEQWLDSQEVLL, via the coding sequence ATGCATTCACAGGCCCATGACGTTGGTGCGCCCCCCGTGCTTGAAGCCCTGCGCTCAGGTACCGCTTTACTGCACGTCGCCCTGGAAAAACGCTTGCCGTTTTTCTCCCCGCAGCTGGATCACGACGGGTACCGACGCCTGCTCCAGGCCTACTACGGGTTCTACGACCCTCTGGAAGCAACGCTGAACGACAGCGGCTTGATCCCGGTAGGATTCGATCAGGCACTGCGTCTGAAAACGCCTACCTTGCTGACAGACCTCCACGCCCTGGGCCTGGACGATCCGGCCATTACCGCCCTTCCCCGCTGCACGTCGCTACCGCCCCTCGACACACCTGCCGCCTGCCTGGGTGCGCTGTACGTGCTGGAGGGCGCCACCCTGGGCGGGCAAATTCTGCGCAGGGAAATGGCGCAGCGCCTGGGGCTGGACGCCGACAACGGTGGTGCGTTTCTCAACGTGTATGGCGCCGAAACCGGCCGGCGCTGGAAAGACTTTCTCGATTACCTGAGCCATGTGCCCCTCGACGCGCACGCCAAACTGCGCGCTGTAAACGCGGCCCGCTCAACATTCAGCTGCTTTGAGCAATGGCTCGACAGCCAGGAGGTACTGCTATGA
- a CDS encoding ATP-binding protein, which yields MSRFKPRDTVARWIALTILIAMLTALAFNALFVQLAGVWARPPLGETGLLEKVAVIVRMIEAAEPSQRAQLTQAVGDDSFSVSWSATRGGIDVPILEDPGFHSDQVFKQLLKGPERRMEAYEPSDWPGPGGHYALVVQLVDQSWLMFSAPSRSWGLAEGPRSLVVLMLVLVSTALVTLIATRRLARPLQHFAQGVRRFGADFRAPPIEPVGPHEIRQAILAFNGMQAQLQHFIQDRTQMLAAISHDLRAPLTRLRLRGEFIEDADQQHRLFRDVDEMQAMINTALEFFRDDARLEQATQLDLAELLQTLIDDYRDQSIDITFNGPPRLVYFGRPLGLKRVMTNLVDNAIHYGLAPEVELQQSPGRVTVRVLDRGPGIPVEQHEQVFLPFFRLEGSRNKSTGGVGLGLSTARAIVLEHGGTLTLENRPCGGLAAVVVLPV from the coding sequence ATGAGTCGCTTCAAACCCCGGGACACCGTGGCCCGCTGGATCGCCCTGACCATCCTGATTGCGATGCTCACGGCGCTGGCCTTCAACGCGCTGTTTGTGCAACTGGCGGGCGTTTGGGCCAGGCCGCCGCTGGGTGAGACCGGCCTGCTGGAAAAAGTGGCGGTGATCGTGCGGATGATTGAGGCGGCAGAGCCGTCACAGCGAGCACAGCTGACGCAGGCAGTGGGCGATGACAGTTTCAGTGTGAGTTGGTCGGCCACCCGTGGGGGCATTGATGTGCCGATTCTGGAAGACCCGGGTTTTCATTCCGATCAGGTGTTCAAACAACTGCTCAAGGGACCGGAACGGCGAATGGAAGCCTACGAACCGTCCGACTGGCCAGGCCCCGGCGGGCACTATGCGCTGGTGGTGCAACTGGTTGACCAGTCCTGGCTGATGTTCAGTGCACCGTCGCGCAGTTGGGGCCTGGCGGAAGGCCCGCGAAGCCTGGTGGTGCTGATGCTGGTGCTGGTCTCGACTGCGCTGGTCACGCTGATCGCCACCCGGCGCCTGGCCCGGCCGCTTCAACATTTCGCCCAGGGTGTGCGGCGCTTCGGCGCTGACTTTCGTGCGCCGCCCATCGAACCGGTCGGCCCCCACGAAATCCGCCAGGCGATCCTCGCGTTCAACGGCATGCAGGCGCAGTTGCAGCACTTCATCCAGGACCGTACCCAGATGCTTGCCGCGATTTCCCATGACCTGCGGGCGCCGCTGACCCGCCTGCGCCTGCGGGGAGAATTCATCGAGGATGCCGACCAGCAGCACCGCCTGTTCCGGGATGTCGATGAGATGCAGGCGATGATCAACACCGCGCTGGAATTCTTCCGCGACGATGCACGCCTGGAGCAGGCCACCCAACTGGACCTCGCCGAGTTGCTGCAAACCTTGATTGATGACTACCGTGACCAGTCCATCGACATCACCTTCAACGGCCCGCCGCGGCTGGTTTACTTCGGCCGACCGCTGGGGCTCAAACGGGTGATGACCAACCTTGTGGACAACGCGATTCACTACGGGCTGGCGCCGGAAGTTGAACTGCAACAGAGTCCAGGAAGGGTGACGGTGCGGGTGCTGGACCGCGGCCCCGGCATCCCGGTGGAGCAGCACGAACAGGTGTTCCTGCCGTTCTTCCGGCTGGAGGGCTCACGCAATAAAAGTACGGGCGGTGTCGGTTTGGGGCTCTCCACGGCACGGGCGATTGTGCTGGAACACGGTGGGACGCTGACCTTGGAAAATCGCCCGTGCGGCGGGTTGGCCGCCGTGGTGGTGTTGCCGGTTTAG
- a CDS encoding sensor domain-containing diguanylate cyclase, translated as MDDTSASGPSRKDFCDLNADMLHAIMELVSDGIWDWNANTGFVYRNPGWYEMLGYAHHSLENSVFTWENVIHPEDYPNVMVLFDDYINRRTTHYQAEYRCRKKDGSYLWIEDRGYVIARNDDGSVARMLGAHRSIQARKQSIEQLERRNQSLEALVAERTRELSRVNQQLQLQLDENRSLAERDALTRVANRYRLERALVEECDRAQRFRLPLSLIAMDIDDFKPINDQHGHAVGDEALVHVVECLEACLRPGDLLARWGGDEFMVIAPKSTLETARELAEQLRTALKALPAVGSFKVTLSQGVVERRTDESTTSLMARADQALYRSKAAGKDTVSS; from the coding sequence ATGGACGATACATCCGCCAGCGGACCGTCAAGGAAAGACTTTTGCGACCTTAACGCCGACATGCTGCACGCAATCATGGAGTTGGTCAGCGACGGGATCTGGGACTGGAACGCCAACACCGGGTTCGTCTACCGCAACCCCGGCTGGTACGAAATGCTCGGCTACGCCCATCACTCCCTGGAAAACAGCGTGTTTACCTGGGAAAACGTGATTCACCCCGAGGACTATCCGAATGTGATGGTGCTGTTTGATGACTACATCAACCGCCGCACCACTCACTATCAAGCCGAATATCGCTGCCGCAAGAAAGACGGCTCCTACCTGTGGATAGAAGACCGGGGCTACGTGATTGCACGTAACGATGATGGCTCGGTGGCCCGTATGCTCGGCGCCCACCGCAGCATCCAGGCACGCAAGCAGTCCATCGAACAGCTGGAGCGACGTAACCAATCCCTGGAAGCCCTGGTGGCCGAGCGCACGCGCGAGCTGTCGCGGGTCAATCAACAACTGCAGTTGCAACTGGATGAAAACCGCTCCCTGGCCGAACGCGACGCCCTGACCCGTGTGGCCAATCGTTACCGCCTGGAGCGGGCCCTGGTGGAAGAATGCGATCGGGCCCAACGGTTTCGCCTGCCGCTGTCGCTGATCGCCATGGACATTGATGACTTCAAACCCATCAACGACCAGCACGGCCACGCCGTCGGCGATGAAGCCCTGGTGCATGTAGTGGAATGCCTCGAAGCCTGCCTGCGTCCCGGCGACTTGCTGGCACGCTGGGGAGGCGATGAGTTTATGGTGATCGCCCCCAAAAGCACGCTGGAAACTGCCCGGGAACTGGCCGAGCAGTTGCGCACGGCACTCAAGGCGCTGCCCGCCGTGGGCAGCTTCAAGGTGACGTTGAGCCAGGGCGTGGTGGAACGGCGCACCGATGAGTCAACCACAAGCCTGATGGCCAGGGCCGATCAGGCGTTGTATCGCTCCAAGGCGGCGGGTAAAGACACCGTGTCTTCGTGA
- a CDS encoding amino acid ABC transporter substrate-binding protein encodes MKNVKSTLAAFTAAAVLGLTGTAHAGATLDAIQKKGFIQCGVSDGLPGFGVPDANGKMTGIDVDVCHAVAAALFGDASKVKFSQLTAKERFTALQSGEIDLISRNTTWTSSRDAGMGMVFTGVTYYDGIGFLVNTKLGVKSAKDLDGATICIQAGTTTELNVSDYFRSNGLKYTPITFDTADESAKGLEAGRCDVLTTDQSGLYAQRIKMAHPDEFVVLPEVISKEPLGPLVRKGDDEWFSIVKWTLFAMLNAEEMGITSQNVEEQAKSSKNPDVARLLGADGDYGKDLKLRKDWVVQIVKQVGNYSEVFERNIGQGSVLKIKRGLNALWSNGGIQYAPPVR; translated from the coding sequence ATGAAGAACGTGAAATCCACTTTGGCGGCATTCACCGCCGCCGCCGTATTGGGCCTGACCGGGACTGCTCACGCAGGGGCGACCCTGGACGCGATCCAGAAGAAAGGGTTTATCCAGTGCGGCGTCAGCGACGGCTTGCCGGGCTTCGGCGTGCCGGACGCCAATGGCAAGATGACCGGCATCGATGTGGACGTGTGCCACGCCGTCGCCGCCGCGCTGTTCGGTGATGCGTCGAAAGTGAAGTTCAGCCAGTTGACCGCCAAGGAGCGGTTCACTGCGCTGCAGTCCGGCGAGATCGACCTGATTTCCCGTAACACCACCTGGACCAGTTCCCGCGACGCCGGCATGGGCATGGTGTTCACTGGCGTAACCTACTACGACGGCATCGGGTTTCTGGTGAACACCAAACTCGGCGTGAAGAGTGCCAAGGACCTGGACGGCGCGACCATCTGCATCCAGGCCGGTACCACCACCGAGCTGAACGTCTCGGACTACTTCCGCTCCAACGGCCTGAAGTACACGCCGATCACCTTCGACACCGCCGACGAAAGCGCCAAGGGCCTCGAAGCCGGCCGCTGCGACGTGCTCACCACTGACCAGTCGGGCCTGTACGCCCAGCGGATCAAGATGGCTCACCCGGATGAGTTCGTCGTATTGCCGGAAGTCATTTCCAAGGAGCCGCTGGGGCCACTGGTGCGTAAAGGCGATGACGAGTGGTTCAGCATCGTCAAGTGGACCTTGTTCGCCATGCTCAATGCCGAGGAAATGGGCATCACCTCGCAGAACGTCGAGGAGCAGGCCAAGTCCAGCAAGAACCCGGACGTCGCCCGCCTGCTGGGTGCAGACGGTGACTACGGCAAGGACCTGAAACTGCGCAAGGACTGGGTGGTGCAGATCGTCAAGCAAGTGGGCAACTACAGCGAAGTGTTCGAGCGCAATATCGGCCAGGGTAGCGTGCTGAAGATCAAGCGTGGTCTGAACGCCTTGTGGAGTAACGGCGGGATCCAGTACGCGCCGCCGGTTCGTTGA
- a CDS encoding alkaline phosphatase D family protein: MPHPDTLPAVLAGPLLRRLEPRRLVMWLVGSRALALTLRLQPAQGEAFDIELDASRCQVVPVGRQAFIHLIDVELAHALPQDVSIGYDLLVESASIAEWAPHLLYPGAQGPNFVLHSRIHQLVHGSCRKPHHSADEGLLCVDRLLAESTTVEDRPALLMMSGDQVYADDVAGPMLRAIHALISRLGLFDEHLDGAVVDNSAALYEHAASYYHRADLLPALESNETLRERFFGGVKKPIFTSSSADNHLVTFAEVMAMYLLAWSPTPWQLITPQAPQLRAEEHVRYAHEQVQIDKFRDGLGGVARVFAHLSCLMIFDDHDITDDWNLSAQWEETAYGHPFSKRIIGNALLAYMLCQGWGNNPDAFGTVLGNTLALTTQAHGNSLDAVAQDELVDELLKFQHWHYVLPTTPALVVIDTRTRRWRSEFTLKQPSGLLDWEGLSELQQELLDHPSAIIVSPAPIFGVKLIETVQKAFSWCGYPLLVDAENWMAHRGAAQVILNIFRHSRTPGNYVILSGDVHYSFVYEVLIRHRNAGPKIWQITSSGIKNEFPPRLLEWFDRLNRWLYSPRSPLNWLTRRRPMQVVPHIPEHAEAGERLWNSAGIGQVFFNQQGQPEAIYQHNANGAPRTRMVAPK; this comes from the coding sequence ATGCCGCACCCCGACACACTTCCCGCTGTACTCGCCGGCCCGTTGCTGCGACGCCTGGAACCCCGGCGCCTGGTGATGTGGCTGGTGGGAAGTCGCGCCCTGGCATTGACCCTGAGACTGCAACCCGCCCAAGGCGAGGCGTTCGACATCGAACTGGACGCGAGCCGCTGCCAGGTCGTGCCCGTCGGGCGCCAGGCGTTTATCCACCTGATCGACGTTGAACTGGCGCACGCCCTGCCCCAGGACGTGAGCATCGGCTACGACCTGCTGGTCGAGAGTGCCAGTATCGCCGAGTGGGCGCCCCATCTGCTGTACCCCGGCGCCCAAGGCCCGAACTTTGTCCTGCACAGCCGCATCCACCAGTTGGTACACGGCTCGTGCCGCAAACCCCACCACAGCGCCGACGAAGGGTTGTTGTGTGTCGACCGGCTGCTGGCCGAGTCGACCACGGTCGAAGACCGCCCGGCCTTGTTGATGATGAGCGGCGACCAGGTCTACGCCGACGATGTCGCGGGGCCGATGCTGCGGGCCATTCATGCGTTGATCAGCCGCCTCGGCCTGTTCGACGAGCACCTCGACGGTGCCGTCGTCGACAACAGCGCAGCACTCTACGAGCACGCCGCCAGCTACTACCATCGGGCCGATCTGTTGCCCGCCCTGGAAAGCAACGAGACCCTGCGTGAGCGTTTTTTTGGCGGCGTGAAGAAGCCGATTTTCACCAGCAGCAGCGCCGACAACCACCTGGTGACCTTCGCCGAAGTCATGGCGATGTACCTGCTGGCCTGGTCACCCACACCGTGGCAACTGATCACCCCGCAAGCACCGCAACTGCGTGCCGAAGAGCACGTACGCTATGCACACGAGCAGGTGCAGATCGACAAGTTTCGTGACGGCCTGGGCGGCGTGGCCCGGGTGTTTGCCCACCTTTCCTGCCTGATGATCTTCGATGATCACGACATCACCGACGACTGGAACCTCAGCGCCCAGTGGGAGGAAACCGCCTATGGCCACCCGTTCTCCAAGCGCATCATCGGCAACGCCCTGCTGGCCTACATGCTCTGCCAGGGCTGGGGCAACAACCCGGATGCGTTTGGCACCGTGTTGGGCAACACCCTGGCGCTGACTACGCAAGCCCATGGCAACTCTCTGGATGCCGTGGCCCAGGATGAACTGGTGGATGAACTGCTGAAGTTCCAGCACTGGCATTACGTGCTGCCCACCACACCCGCGCTGGTGGTGATCGACACCCGCACCCGACGCTGGCGCAGTGAATTCACCCTCAAGCAACCGTCCGGCCTGCTGGACTGGGAAGGCTTGAGCGAACTGCAACAGGAACTGCTGGATCACCCATCGGCAATCATCGTGTCGCCGGCACCGATCTTCGGCGTCAAGCTGATCGAGACCGTACAGAAAGCCTTCAGCTGGTGCGGCTACCCGCTGCTGGTGGACGCGGAAAACTGGATGGCCCACCGCGGCGCGGCACAGGTGATCCTCAACATTTTTCGCCACTCCCGCACCCCGGGCAACTACGTGATCCTGTCGGGGGACGTGCACTACTCGTTCGTCTACGAAGTGCTGATCCGCCACCGCAACGCGGGCCCGAAGATCTGGCAGATCACCAGCAGCGGCATCAAGAACGAATTCCCCCCGCGCCTGCTGGAATGGTTCGACCGCCTCAATCGCTGGCTCTATTCGCCGCGCTCCCCCCTGAACTGGCTGACTCGACGCCGTCCCATGCAGGTGGTGCCGCATATTCCGGAACACGCCGAAGCGGGTGAGCGGTTGTGGAATTCTGCCGGTATCGGGCAGGTGTTTTTTAATCAGCAAGGGCAGCCTGAGGCGATTTATCAGCACAATGCGAATGGGGCGCCACGGACGAGGATGGTGGCACCGAAGTAA
- a CDS encoding response regulator — MSHLLIVDDDLEVLALLKKFFLQHGYTVETAANGTELWAAMERTPADLIILDLMLPGDNGLLLCQRLRQQYATPVIMLTAMGELSDRVVGLEMGADDYLSKPFDARELLARVRAVLRRAGENRPTLGDASRPLIRFAGWQLDLTRRELRSPDQVMIPLSSGEFDLLLVFVEHPQRVLTREQLLNLARGHSHDAFDRSIDVQVSRLRRKLEFDTKRPAMIRTVRNGGYQFTVAVTRS, encoded by the coding sequence GTGAGCCATCTTTTAATCGTGGACGATGACCTTGAGGTCCTCGCCCTGCTGAAGAAATTTTTTCTGCAACATGGCTACACGGTCGAGACCGCCGCCAATGGCACCGAACTGTGGGCGGCCATGGAGCGTACGCCTGCCGACCTGATTATCCTCGACCTGATGCTGCCGGGGGATAACGGCCTGTTGCTGTGCCAACGCCTGCGCCAGCAATACGCAACGCCGGTGATCATGCTGACCGCCATGGGCGAGTTGAGTGATCGCGTGGTGGGCCTGGAAATGGGCGCCGACGATTACTTGAGCAAGCCCTTCGACGCCCGTGAGTTACTCGCCCGGGTGCGCGCAGTACTGCGCCGGGCCGGAGAAAACCGGCCAACCCTGGGTGACGCTTCGCGCCCGCTGATCCGCTTTGCCGGCTGGCAGCTGGACCTGACGCGCCGCGAGCTGCGCTCGCCGGATCAGGTGATGATCCCGTTGTCGTCCGGGGAGTTTGACCTGCTGCTGGTGTTCGTCGAGCACCCGCAACGGGTGCTGACCCGCGAGCAATTGCTCAACCTGGCGCGGGGTCATAGCCATGACGCGTTCGACCGCAGCATCGACGTGCAAGTCAGCCGCCTGCGACGCAAGCTGGAGTTTGACACCAAGCGCCCGGCGATGATTCGCACGGTGCGCAACGGTGGTTACCAGTTCACCGTCGCCGTGACCCGCTCATGA